The Lates calcarifer isolate ASB-BC8 linkage group LG14, TLL_Latcal_v3, whole genome shotgun sequence genome has a segment encoding these proteins:
- the LOC108883674 gene encoding LOW QUALITY PROTEIN: tripartite motif-containing protein 16-like (The sequence of the model RefSeq protein was modified relative to this genomic sequence to represent the inferred CDS: deleted 1 base in 1 codon), whose protein sequence is MAEQGYQPQEEICCSICLDLLTDPVTVPCGHNYCMSCIQSHWNEEDRKKVYSCPQCRKTFIPRPVLMKNTMLAGLVEEMKRTRLQAAPADHCYAGPEDVACDACTGRKLKALKSCLVCLVSYCEQHLQPHLKSSAFENHKLVDPSKKLKQNICSQHNEVMKIFCRTDQKCICYLCSMNEHRHHKTVAAEEERTERQKELEASLQINQQRIQTREGEVKALQQEVEAISRSADKAVKDSEAIVTELIRVIQEKSSDLKQQIKNQQMHEVSRVKELQEKLEQEIAELRKEDAELKQLANTEDHTEFLLSYSPQTNLSESTDASSIKIRPVTYFEDVSAALSEARDKVQDILGEEWSRVSQRVRSVDVLLPEAEPKTREEFLKYSFQVTLDPNTAHSDLTLCDRDRRVAERFASELSSSNRFSENEQVLSKDSLPGRSYWEVEWSGKGVSVAVAYRKKHERQWKIDHESGFGNSDKSWALDCSKKGYKFKHNKVITPISGPQSSRVGVYLDTRAGILAFYSVSDAMTLLHTVQTTFTQPLHAGIRMWSNFWDETTAKFIKIE, encoded by the exons ATGGCGGAGCAAGGATATCAGCCCCAGGAAGAAATCTGCTGTTCAATCTGTCTGGATCTACTGACGGATCCAGTAACTGTTCCCTGTGGACACAACTACTGCATGAGCTGCATTCAAAGCCACTGGAATGAAGAAGATCGGAAGAAAGTCTACAGCTGTCCCCAGTGCAGAAAGACTTTCATACCGAGGCCTGTCctgatgaaaaacaccatgTTAGCAGGGTtagtggaggagatgaagaggacaAGACTCCAAGCTGCTCCAGCTGATCACTGCTATGCAGGACCGGAAGATGTGGCCTGTGATGCCTGCACTGGGAGAAAACTGAAGGCTCTCAAGTCCTGCCTGGTATGTCTGGTCTCTTACTGTGAGCAGCACCTGCAGCCGCACCTTAAGTCTTCTGCCTTTGAAAATCACAAGCTGGTCGACCCCTCcaagaaactgaaacagaacatcTGCTCTCAACACAATGAGGTGATGAAGATTTTCTGCCGCACTGATCAGAAATGCATCTGTTATCTCTGCTCCATGAATGAACATAGACACCACAAAACAGTTGCAGCTGAAGAAGAGAGGACTGAAAGGCAGAAAGAGCTTGAAGCAAGTTTGCAAATCAACCAGCAGAGAATCCAGaccagagagggagaagtgaaGGCACTTCAGCAGGAAGTGGAGGCTATCAGTCGCTCTGCTGACAAAGCAGTGAAGGACAGCGAGGCTATTGTCACTGAGCTGATCCGTGTCATTCAGGAAAAAAGTTCTGATCTGAAGCAGCAGATCAAAAACCAGCAGATGCATGAAGTGAGTCGAGTCAAAGAGCTTCAGGAGAAGCTGGAGCAGGAGATCGCTGAA CTGAGGAAGGAAGATGCTGAACTGAAGCAGCTCGCAAACACTGAGGACCACACAGAGTTTCTACTCAGTTACTCACCTCAGACAAATCTCAGTGAATCTACAGACGCGTCAAGCATCAAAATCCGTCCTGTGACGTACTTTGAAGATGTGTCAGCAGCTTTGTCAGAGGCCAGAGATAAAGTACAGGACATTCTTGGTGAGGAGTGGAGCAGAGTCTCACAGAGAGTGAGATCAGTAGATGTTTTACTGCCTGAAGCAGAGCCCAAGACCAGAGAGGAGTTTTTAAAGTATTCATTTCAAGTCACACTGGATCCAAATACAGCCCACAGTGACCTGACCCTGTGTGACAGGGACAGAAGGGTTGCAGAGAGGTTTGCATCAGAACTTTCTTCTTCAAACAGATTCAGTGAGAATGAGCAGGTCCTGAGTAAAGACAGTCTTCCTGGCCGTTCATATTGGGAGGTGGAGTGGAGCGGGAAAGGAGTTTCAGTAGCAGTGGCGTACAGGAAGAAGCACGAAAGACAATGGAAAATTGATCATGAGAGTGGATTTGGAAACAGTGACAAGTCTTGGGCATTAGATTGTTCTAAAAAGGGTTATAAATTCAAACATAACAAAGTTATAACTCCAATCTCAGGTCCTCAATCCTCCAGAGTAGGAGTGTATCTTGATACCAGGGCAGGTATTCTGGCCTTCTACAGCGTCTCTGACGCCATGACTCTCCTCCACACTGTCCAGACCACGTTCACTCAGCCACTCCATGCTGGAATTCGGATGTGGTCGAATTTCTGGGATGAAACCACTGCTAAGTTTATCAAGATAGAGTAG